A genomic window from Gemmatimonadota bacterium includes:
- a CDS encoding oligopeptide transporter, OPT family yields MPQKIRGARFHPQPGPLDSPGVGRYGCRRFRGLLYLCRSETVSETAPSPTRRSTGLPLEAYEAVPGEAYRPYIDPAESIGEFSWKAVLLGIVIGIVFGAANAYLGLRVGITVSASIPAAVMAIVLFRAFRTGTVLETNIVQTVGSAGESLAAGVIFTIPAIFIWGLEPDLIEISVLAIIGGLLGVLFMIPLRRFLIKGEHGALPYPEGLATAEVQVAGEAGGQRGRLVFGGLGVGAAYQLMANGRGLSLWPDEPSVRLPAKAEIAGSFTPELLGVGFIIGPRIAAIMFGGGALAWLILIPLINVWGGGRVVFPGTIPVSDMEPGEIWHRYVRYVGAGGVAFGGLVTLLKGLPTIWQSFRLGLTHLTGGAAAAETPRTDRDIGYGWIVGGSAAAALAIWLWPGIPVNLLTAALLVLFTFFFVTVSSRIVGLVGSTSNPISGMTIATLLLISLIFVGLGWDERPDARLAALSVGAVVAIAAAIAGDTSQDLKAGFLLGATPWKQQVGEIIGVLTSALVMGSVLLLLHRSYGIGTEGGLPAPQATLMSLVIDGVLARDLPWAFVFVGMGLAAVVEFGLRLPSLAFAVGLYLPVALTTPIIIGGVLRAFVERTAPQAERAEQREAGILFSSGLVAGAALLGVVIAGAIYVAGVFDPTLPDRWVLGHQWMGVAGGTLIGSAVFAALVYLLHRAARKGAALAAEDHAA; encoded by the coding sequence ATGCCGCAGAAGATACGCGGCGCGCGTTTCCACCCGCAACCTGGTCCGCTTGACAGTCCTGGAGTGGGCCGGTACGGTTGTCGCCGCTTCCGCGGCCTGCTTTACCTCTGCCGGAGCGAGACCGTGAGTGAAACCGCGCCCTCCCCGACCCGCCGCAGCACCGGGCTGCCCCTCGAGGCGTACGAAGCCGTTCCTGGCGAAGCCTACCGGCCGTACATCGATCCGGCCGAATCCATCGGTGAATTCTCGTGGAAAGCCGTGCTACTGGGCATCGTCATCGGCATTGTCTTCGGCGCTGCCAACGCGTATCTGGGGCTGCGCGTGGGAATCACGGTCAGCGCTTCCATACCCGCAGCCGTCATGGCCATTGTGCTCTTCCGTGCGTTCCGCACGGGGACGGTGCTCGAGACCAACATTGTCCAGACGGTCGGCTCGGCGGGCGAATCGCTCGCCGCCGGCGTGATCTTCACCATCCCGGCCATCTTCATCTGGGGTCTCGAGCCCGACCTGATCGAGATCAGCGTGCTGGCCATTATCGGCGGGCTGCTGGGCGTGCTCTTCATGATCCCGCTGCGGCGCTTCCTCATCAAGGGTGAGCACGGCGCGCTCCCCTACCCTGAGGGGCTGGCCACGGCGGAGGTCCAGGTGGCAGGCGAGGCGGGCGGGCAGCGCGGGCGTCTGGTGTTCGGCGGCCTGGGCGTCGGCGCGGCCTATCAGCTCATGGCCAATGGCCGGGGCCTCAGCCTCTGGCCGGACGAGCCCAGTGTGCGGCTCCCGGCCAAGGCCGAGATCGCGGGCTCGTTCACCCCGGAATTGCTGGGCGTCGGCTTCATCATCGGCCCGCGCATTGCCGCCATCATGTTCGGCGGCGGCGCCCTCGCCTGGCTAATCCTCATCCCGCTGATCAACGTGTGGGGCGGCGGGCGCGTCGTCTTTCCCGGCACCATCCCTGTCTCGGACATGGAGCCGGGCGAGATCTGGCACCGCTACGTGCGTTACGTGGGCGCGGGCGGCGTCGCGTTCGGCGGCCTGGTCACACTGCTCAAGGGGCTACCCACCATCTGGCAGTCGTTCCGCCTGGGTCTGACCCACCTGACCGGTGGCGCGGCCGCCGCAGAAACGCCCCGCACCGATCGGGACATTGGCTACGGCTGGATCGTGGGCGGCTCCGCGGCCGCTGCCCTCGCCATCTGGCTCTGGCCCGGTATTCCGGTGAACCTGTTGACAGCCGCGCTGCTCGTGCTGTTCACCTTCTTCTTCGTCACCGTCTCGTCCCGCATTGTCGGGCTGGTGGGCTCGACGTCCAACCCTATCTCGGGGATGACCATTGCCACACTGCTCCTGATCTCGCTCATCTTCGTGGGACTCGGCTGGGACGAGCGCCCCGATGCCCGTCTGGCCGCGCTCTCTGTGGGCGCGGTCGTCGCCATCGCCGCGGCAATTGCTGGCGACACCTCTCAGGACCTCAAGGCCGGGTTCCTGCTGGGCGCGACACCCTGGAAGCAGCAGGTGGGCGAGATCATCGGCGTGCTCACCAGCGCGCTGGTCATGGGGTCCGTCCTGCTGCTGCTGCACCGCTCGTACGGGATCGGCACGGAGGGCGGACTGCCGGCGCCGCAGGCCACGCTCATGAGCCTGGTCATCGACGGGGTGCTGGCGCGCGACCTCCCCTGGGCCTTTGTCTTCGTGGGCATGGGGCTCGCCGCCGTGGTCGAGTTCGGGCTGCGGCTGCCCTCCCTGGCCTTTGCCGTAGGCCTCTACCTCCCGGTCGCACTGACCACGCCCATCATCATCGGCGGGGTGCTACGCGCCTTTGTCGAGCGCACCGCGCCGCAAGCGGAGCGGGCCGAGCAGCGCGAGGCGGGCATCCTGTTCTCGAGCGGCCTGGTGGCGGGGGCCGCGTTGCTGGGCGTCGTGATCGCCGGCGCCATCTATGTGGCCGGGGTCTTCGACCCCACGCTTCCCGACCGCTGGGTACTCGGCCACCAATGGATGGGCGTGGCCGGCGGCACGCTGATCGGCAGCGCCGTGTTTGCCGCGCTGGTGTACTTGCTCCACCGCGCAGCTCGAAAGGGCGCCGCGCTGGCCGCGGAGGATCACGCAGCGTGA
- the guaA gene encoding glutamine-hydrolyzing GMP synthase, producing the protein MQNRILILDYGSQYTQLIARRIREARVYCEIHPPTASLAWISEWQPRGIVLSGGPASVYEEAVPTADPGLLRLGVPLLGICYGMQLVAHLEAGRVVAGRREYGRAEIAVAEPDALFEGFQPGERVAVWMSHGDHVNEPPPGYRTLAGTPALPVAAFRAVDRPIFGLQFHPEVAHTPRGEELLGNFLFRICGCQPTWTAGSFIDQAVARVREQVGGEEVICGLSGGVDSSVAAALVHRAIGDRLTCIFVDTGLLRKGEREAVERTFGQHLAMRLVVVDAAAEFLERLRGLADPEAKRRAVGEAFIRVFERAAREQGRAAPFLVQGTLYPDVIESRSVRGPSATIKTHHNVGGLPPDMAFTVVEPLRELFKDEVRQVGRELGLPEELVGRHPFPGPGLAVRVLGEVVEERLAILRAADAIYLEEIRAAELYDDIWQAFAVLLPVRSVGVMGDLRTYEHVVALRAVTSRDGMTADWFPFPHEVLGRIANRIINEVAGVNRVCYDVSSKPPATIEWE; encoded by the coding sequence GTGCAGAATAGAATTCTGATTCTGGATTACGGGTCGCAGTACACGCAGCTCATCGCGCGGCGGATCCGCGAGGCGCGGGTCTACTGCGAGATCCATCCGCCCACGGCGTCGCTGGCGTGGATCAGCGAGTGGCAGCCGCGCGGGATCGTGCTCTCGGGTGGGCCCGCGTCCGTGTACGAGGAGGCCGTGCCGACGGCGGATCCGGGGCTGCTCCGGCTGGGGGTCCCGCTGCTCGGCATCTGCTACGGCATGCAGCTCGTGGCGCACCTCGAGGCGGGACGTGTGGTCGCGGGGCGGCGGGAGTACGGCCGCGCGGAGATCGCGGTTGCGGAGCCGGATGCGCTGTTCGAGGGGTTCCAGCCCGGGGAGCGCGTGGCCGTCTGGATGAGCCACGGCGACCACGTGAACGAGCCGCCGCCCGGCTACCGCACGCTGGCAGGGACACCGGCCCTGCCGGTAGCGGCGTTCCGGGCCGTGGACCGCCCCATCTTCGGGCTGCAGTTCCACCCGGAGGTGGCCCACACGCCGCGAGGCGAGGAGCTGCTGGGCAATTTCCTCTTCCGCATCTGCGGCTGCCAGCCGACCTGGACTGCCGGCTCCTTCATTGACCAGGCCGTCGCACGCGTGCGCGAGCAGGTGGGTGGGGAGGAGGTGATCTGCGGACTCTCCGGCGGCGTCGATTCCTCGGTCGCGGCCGCCCTGGTGCACCGCGCGATCGGCGACCGGCTCACGTGCATCTTCGTGGATACGGGCCTGCTGCGGAAAGGGGAGCGCGAGGCCGTCGAGCGCACGTTCGGCCAGCACCTCGCGATGCGGCTGGTGGTGGTCGACGCCGCGGCCGAGTTCCTCGAGCGGCTGCGCGGCCTCGCAGATCCGGAGGCGAAGCGGCGGGCGGTGGGCGAAGCGTTCATCCGCGTGTTCGAGCGAGCGGCCCGCGAGCAGGGGCGGGCCGCGCCGTTCCTGGTGCAGGGGACGCTCTACCCGGACGTGATCGAGTCCCGTTCCGTGCGCGGCCCGTCCGCGACCATCAAGACCCACCACAACGTGGGCGGGCTGCCGCCAGACATGGCGTTCACGGTGGTCGAGCCGCTGCGCGAGTTGTTCAAGGATGAAGTGCGGCAGGTCGGCCGGGAGCTGGGGCTACCGGAGGAGCTGGTGGGCCGCCACCCCTTCCCCGGGCCGGGACTGGCCGTGCGCGTGCTGGGCGAGGTGGTGGAGGAGCGGCTGGCCATCCTGCGTGCGGCCGACGCCATCTACCTCGAGGAGATCCGAGCTGCCGAGCTGTACGACGACATCTGGCAGGCTTTCGCCGTGCTCCTGCCCGTCCGCAGCGTGGGCGTCATGGGCGACCTGCGCACCTACGAGCATGTGGTAGCCCTGCGCGCCGTCACCAGTCGCGACGGCATGACGGCCGACTGGTTCCCCTTCCCCCACGAAGTCCTGGGCCGCATTGCCAACCGCATCATCAACGAGGTCGCGGGCGTGAACCGCGTCTGCTACGACGTCAGCTCGAAGCCGCCGGCCACGATCGAGTGGGAGTAG
- the lysA gene encoding diaminopimelate decarboxylase has protein sequence MAAAFHYRGGKLHCEDVPVEDAVAAQGTPLYVYSRAAILERYREFDQAFAPLDRLIAFSVQANGNLSILRLLAEHGAGADIVSGGELYRAQQAGIPANRTVFSGVGKTVAEMAAALEAGVYGFNVESEGELRSLADLASAAGKKAPIALRVNPDIESPTPHHYTRTGHLATKFGIPSEEALRLYGLALELPGLEVRGIDAHIGSQILDGEPYQRAVLHLLELVDELRSRGVELEYLDVGGGFGVAYDEGRGPGAADFAGRIVPHVAASRLKLVVEPGRYIVGPAGILLTRVLYLKEMGGKTFVVTDAGMNDLLRPSHYASYHGVEPVERHGGRQEAPVDVVGPICESGDFLALDRRLERPVEGELLAIRTTGAYGFSMASTYNARPRPAEVLVEGGSFRLIRRRETYEDLVRGELELLE, from the coding sequence GTGGCGGCGGCGTTCCACTACCGGGGCGGGAAGCTGCACTGCGAGGACGTGCCGGTGGAGGACGCAGTCGCGGCGCAGGGCACGCCGCTCTACGTCTACAGCCGCGCGGCGATCCTGGAGCGGTACCGCGAGTTCGACCAGGCCTTCGCCCCGCTCGACCGCCTGATTGCCTTCTCCGTCCAGGCCAACGGCAATCTTTCCATCCTGCGGCTGCTGGCTGAGCATGGCGCGGGCGCCGACATCGTGAGCGGCGGCGAGCTGTACCGCGCGCAGCAAGCGGGCATCCCGGCAAATCGCACGGTCTTCAGCGGCGTGGGCAAGACGGTTGCCGAGATGGCCGCGGCGCTCGAGGCGGGCGTCTACGGCTTCAACGTGGAGAGCGAGGGCGAGCTGCGTAGCCTGGCCGATCTCGCCTCGGCTGCAGGGAAGAAGGCGCCCATCGCGCTGCGGGTCAATCCGGACATCGAGTCGCCTACGCCACACCACTACACCCGCACCGGGCACCTGGCCACCAAGTTCGGGATCCCGAGCGAGGAGGCGCTGCGGCTCTACGGGCTCGCCCTCGAGCTGCCGGGGCTCGAGGTGCGCGGCATCGACGCCCATATCGGCAGCCAGATCCTGGACGGGGAGCCCTACCAGCGGGCGGTGCTGCACCTGCTCGAGCTGGTCGACGAGCTGCGCTCGCGCGGCGTCGAGCTCGAGTACCTGGACGTGGGCGGCGGCTTTGGCGTCGCCTACGACGAAGGGCGGGGGCCGGGCGCGGCCGATTTCGCGGGGCGCATTGTTCCCCACGTCGCGGCCAGCCGCCTCAAGCTGGTAGTCGAGCCCGGCCGCTACATTGTGGGACCCGCCGGCATCCTGCTCACGCGGGTGCTGTACCTCAAGGAGATGGGCGGCAAGACGTTCGTGGTGACGGACGCCGGGATGAACGACCTCCTGCGGCCCAGCCATTACGCCAGCTACCACGGCGTCGAGCCGGTCGAGCGGCACGGCGGGCGGCAGGAAGCGCCGGTAGATGTGGTGGGCCCGATCTGCGAGAGCGGGGACTTCCTGGCGCTGGACCGCCGCCTCGAGCGCCCCGTGGAGGGCGAGCTCCTGGCCATCCGCACCACTGGCGCCTACGGCTTCTCCATGGCCTCGACGTACAACGCGCGGCCGCGGCCGGCGGAGGTGCTGGTGGAGGGCGGGTCGTTCCGGCTGATCCGTCGGCGGGAGACGTACGAGGACCTGGTTAGGGGCGAGCTGGAATTGCTGGAGTAA
- a CDS encoding proline--tRNA ligase, translated as MGDEKGLTARAEDFSAWYNEVVLRAELADYSPVRGSMVIRPYGYAIWENMQRALDEMFKATGHQNAYFPLLIPQSFLEREKAHIAGFAPEVAVVTHAGGKELEEPLVIRPTSETIIYAMFAKWVQSYRDLPLLINQWANVVRWEMRTRLFLRTAEFLWQEGHTAHVTETEAEEEARQMLGVYRDFMDGWMAMPPVLGEKTETERFAGALRTYSCEAMMQDNRALQAGTSHNLGQNFARQFDFKFQSEAGTEEYAWNTSWGVSTRLVGGLVMTHGDDAGIVVPPRLAPIQVVVVPIVRAEEERPAVREKAQRVANMLKGQSVRVHVDGRETVTAGAKFYEWERKGVPLRIEIGPREVAQQQLVLVSRVPIGERPRKQTIDEAVALFTIPERLEDLQRSMLEAARRRREENSYRDVQSYDRMREILEGPGGFVYAGWCGSAGCDERVKEETKATIRVLPFQEFRSRPAPERCLVCGERARDEALWARAY; from the coding sequence ATGGGGGATGAGAAGGGGCTGACTGCGCGGGCGGAGGACTTCAGCGCCTGGTACAACGAGGTGGTGCTGCGCGCCGAGCTGGCGGATTACTCGCCGGTGCGGGGCAGCATGGTGATCCGGCCTTACGGCTACGCGATCTGGGAAAACATGCAGCGTGCGCTGGATGAGATGTTCAAGGCCACGGGCCACCAGAACGCATACTTCCCGCTGCTGATCCCACAAAGCTTCCTCGAGAGGGAGAAAGCGCACATCGCGGGGTTCGCCCCCGAGGTAGCGGTGGTCACGCACGCGGGTGGGAAGGAGCTCGAGGAGCCGCTGGTCATCCGGCCCACCTCGGAAACGATCATCTACGCCATGTTCGCCAAGTGGGTGCAGAGCTATCGCGACCTGCCACTGCTCATCAACCAGTGGGCGAACGTGGTGCGCTGGGAGATGCGCACGCGGCTGTTCCTCCGGACCGCCGAGTTCCTGTGGCAGGAGGGGCATACGGCGCACGTGACGGAAACGGAGGCCGAGGAAGAGGCGCGCCAGATGCTGGGCGTCTACCGCGACTTCATGGATGGCTGGATGGCCATGCCGCCCGTGCTGGGCGAGAAGACGGAGACGGAGCGCTTCGCCGGCGCGCTGCGCACCTACTCGTGTGAAGCCATGATGCAGGACAACCGGGCGCTGCAGGCGGGGACGTCGCACAACCTGGGGCAGAACTTCGCCCGGCAATTCGACTTCAAGTTCCAGAGCGAGGCGGGCACGGAGGAGTACGCGTGGAACACGTCGTGGGGCGTCTCGACCCGGCTGGTGGGCGGGCTGGTCATGACCCACGGCGATGATGCCGGGATTGTCGTCCCGCCCCGGCTGGCGCCGATCCAGGTGGTAGTTGTGCCCATCGTGCGCGCCGAGGAGGAGCGGCCGGCGGTGCGGGAGAAGGCGCAACGCGTGGCCAACATGCTCAAGGGGCAGAGCGTGCGCGTGCACGTGGACGGCCGGGAGACAGTGACGGCGGGCGCGAAGTTCTACGAGTGGGAGCGGAAGGGGGTGCCCTTGCGTATCGAGATCGGGCCGCGCGAGGTGGCGCAGCAGCAGCTCGTGCTGGTGTCGCGCGTGCCGATCGGCGAACGGCCGCGCAAGCAAACGATCGACGAGGCGGTGGCGCTCTTCACCATTCCGGAGCGACTCGAGGATCTGCAGCGCTCGATGCTGGAGGCGGCCCGGCGGCGGCGGGAGGAGAACTCGTATCGCGACGTGCAGAGCTATGACCGCATGCGCGAGATCCTGGAGGGGCCGGGCGGCTTCGTGTACGCGGGGTGGTGTGGCTCGGCCGGGTGCGACGAGCGGGTGAAGGAGGAGACCAAGGCGACGATCCGGGTGCTGCCCTTCCAGGAGTTCCGCAGCCGGCCGGCGCCGGAGCGGTGCCTGGTGTGCGGCGAGCGGGCGCGGGACGAGGCGCTCTGGGCGCGGGCCTACTGA
- a CDS encoding histidine--tRNA ligase produces the protein MPVFRSLPGFRDFYPEEFAARAHMVGAWREASRRYGFEEYDGPPLEPLELYIEKSGEEIVRQLYNFQDKGSRAVALRPEMTPTLARMVGARARALRKPIRWFSVPQLFRYERAQRGRLREHFQWNVDVVGEEGVQADAEVLAVALDALRVLGLTQEDVVARVSDRRLLERLLLHAGVPADQLAATYAILDRLGREEEGRIREQLQTEAGLDRGAVSEIFGIFAHSSFRALAAAYAGVKGVAAQIDELATYFGALDEMGLGDYVAFDPRIVRGLAYYTGVVFEIFDRRGELRAVCGGGRYDQLLRAVSDADLPALGFGMGDVVLGEMLAKRGLLPSYAPRVEYYLVAVSDGERPLLLRLAHRLRDAGHTVAYMLRPAGVARQFKDADARGAIRVVVLGPAEAAQGVALVREMATGAERRVPMEELVEGQDHGG, from the coding sequence ATGCCGGTGTTCAGGAGCTTGCCGGGGTTCCGGGATTTCTATCCGGAAGAGTTTGCGGCGCGGGCGCACATGGTGGGGGCGTGGCGGGAGGCGTCCCGGCGCTACGGCTTCGAGGAGTATGACGGCCCGCCGCTCGAGCCGCTCGAGCTGTACATCGAGAAGAGCGGGGAAGAGATCGTCCGGCAGCTTTACAACTTCCAGGACAAGGGCAGCCGCGCCGTCGCCCTGCGCCCCGAGATGACGCCGACGTTGGCGCGCATGGTGGGGGCGCGGGCGCGCGCCTTGCGCAAGCCGATCCGCTGGTTCTCGGTGCCGCAGCTCTTTCGCTACGAGCGGGCGCAGCGGGGGCGGCTACGCGAGCACTTCCAGTGGAACGTGGATGTGGTGGGCGAGGAGGGGGTCCAGGCGGATGCGGAGGTGCTGGCTGTGGCGCTGGACGCCTTGCGCGTGCTGGGGCTCACGCAGGAGGACGTGGTCGCGCGGGTCAGTGACCGCCGGCTGCTCGAGCGGCTGCTGCTGCACGCCGGCGTGCCCGCGGACCAGCTAGCGGCGACGTACGCGATCCTGGACCGGCTGGGGCGCGAGGAGGAGGGGCGGATCCGGGAACAACTGCAGACGGAAGCGGGGCTGGACCGGGGCGCGGTGAGCGAGATCTTCGGGATCTTCGCGCACTCCAGCTTTCGGGCACTGGCCGCGGCGTACGCGGGCGTGAAAGGCGTCGCGGCGCAGATTGACGAGCTGGCCACCTACTTCGGTGCGCTGGATGAGATGGGGCTGGGCGACTACGTGGCCTTCGATCCCCGCATTGTCCGCGGCCTCGCCTATTACACAGGTGTTGTCTTCGAGATCTTCGACCGGCGGGGCGAGCTGCGCGCGGTTTGTGGCGGCGGCCGCTATGACCAGTTGCTGCGCGCGGTGAGCGACGCGGACCTCCCCGCCCTGGGCTTCGGCATGGGCGACGTCGTGCTGGGCGAGATGCTGGCGAAACGGGGGTTGCTCCCCTCGTACGCGCCACGCGTCGAGTACTACCTCGTCGCGGTGAGCGATGGCGAGCGGCCTCTGCTCTTGCGACTGGCGCACCGGCTGCGCGATGCCGGCCACACGGTCGCCTACATGCTGCGGCCGGCCGGGGTGGCGCGGCAGTTCAAGGATGCGGATGCGCGCGGCGCGATCCGCGTGGTCGTCCTCGGCCCCGCGGAGGCCGCCCAGGGAGTAGCGCTGGTGCGGGAGATGGCTACCGGCGCAGAGCGTCGAGTCCCAATGGAAGAACTGGTGGAGGGGCAGGATCATGGGGGATGA
- a CDS encoding bifunctional folylpolyglutamate synthase/dihydrofolate synthase, with translation MTLLSYQQLIRELFPRLTGGIQWGLERTHHLMAAVGNPHRAYRVLHVGGTNGKGSVAATLAAVLQRAGVRTGLYTSPHLCAFRERVQVQGAPLDAAALVAAAERLWPSIQQERASFFEATTAIAFLALAEAGVETAVIEVGLGGRLDSTNVVAPEVVALTNVALDHAQYLGPTIEAVAREKAGIIKAGVPAVTTEADPALREVFRRRADEVGASLHVLEAQEAADVRFGRDGTRFRLATGAWGSLELHTPLIGKHQATNAALAVRTLEQLPEAWRPDRCALLDGVRQVHWPGRLQIERIGGLDWVFDVAHNPAGMAATVSALEQLVEQLVVARPLVALVGILGDKDWHGMLRPLAGLADRLILTIPPTAPAERLWEPERVRRELELPRAEVVREFGAALERVAILALGGGRPGGAAGTVLVTGSSHTVGDAMAALGRAPWGADPGLPGCASPV, from the coding sequence TTGACGCTGCTATCTTACCAGCAGCTCATCCGCGAGCTGTTCCCCCGGCTGACCGGCGGCATCCAGTGGGGGCTCGAGCGCACCCACCACCTGATGGCCGCCGTCGGCAACCCGCACCGTGCGTACCGCGTGCTGCACGTGGGCGGCACGAACGGCAAGGGCTCGGTGGCCGCAACGCTGGCTGCCGTGCTGCAGCGAGCCGGAGTTCGCACGGGCCTCTACACGTCCCCCCACCTGTGCGCCTTCCGGGAGCGGGTGCAGGTCCAGGGTGCGCCACTCGACGCGGCCGCGCTGGTTGCCGCGGCCGAGCGGCTGTGGCCCTCGATCCAGCAGGAGCGTGCCTCCTTCTTCGAGGCCACCACCGCCATCGCGTTCCTGGCGCTGGCCGAGGCCGGCGTCGAGACCGCGGTCATCGAGGTGGGGCTGGGCGGACGCCTCGACTCGACCAATGTGGTGGCACCCGAAGTTGTTGCCCTGACCAACGTGGCGCTCGATCACGCGCAATACCTGGGGCCGACGATCGAGGCAGTGGCGCGGGAGAAGGCGGGGATCATCAAGGCCGGCGTCCCCGCGGTCACAACCGAAGCGGACCCGGCGCTGCGGGAAGTGTTCCGCCGGCGGGCGGACGAAGTCGGTGCGTCGCTGCACGTGCTCGAGGCCCAGGAGGCGGCGGATGTGCGCTTCGGCCGCGATGGCACGCGCTTCCGCCTGGCGACCGGCGCCTGGGGCTCGCTCGAGCTGCACACGCCGCTGATCGGGAAGCACCAGGCGACGAACGCCGCACTCGCCGTCCGTACCCTGGAGCAGCTCCCGGAGGCGTGGCGCCCCGATCGCTGCGCGCTGCTGGACGGCGTGCGTCAGGTTCACTGGCCGGGGCGGCTCCAGATCGAGCGGATCGGCGGGCTGGACTGGGTCTTCGACGTCGCCCACAACCCGGCGGGCATGGCGGCAACGGTCAGCGCGCTCGAGCAGCTCGTCGAGCAACTGGTAGTGGCGCGGCCGCTGGTGGCGCTGGTCGGGATCCTGGGCGACAAGGACTGGCACGGTATGCTTCGGCCGCTGGCCGGGCTGGCCGACCGCCTGATCCTGACCATCCCGCCGACCGCGCCGGCCGAACGGCTGTGGGAGCCGGAGCGGGTGCGGCGCGAGCTGGAGCTGCCAAGGGCCGAGGTGGTGCGGGAGTTTGGCGCGGCGCTAGAGCGGGTAGCAATCTTGGCGCTGGGGGGCGGGCGCCCAGGCGGGGCGGCGGGGACCGTGCTGGTGACGGGGTCGTCTCACACCGTGGGGGACGCGATGGCCGCGCTGGGACGCGCTCCGTGGGGCGCCGATCCGGGCTTGCCGGGCTGCGCGAGCCCGGTCTAG
- a CDS encoding acetyl-CoA carboxylase carboxyltransferase subunit beta: protein MAWFRKPKQKLQAAERRELPTDVFQKCPNCAEILYRARLEQNLYVCPACAHHLQITAEDYIRLLVDDGQFTELEAGLRSADPLHFRDLKAYPQRLEAAERKTGHGEAVLTGEGLLEGIPVCLAVMDFEFIGGSMGSVVGEKIARLGRRALETHQPLVIVSASGGARMMEGILSLMQMAKTAAVLAQLHEAGVPHVSILTNPTTGGVTASYGMLGDVHLAEPGALIGFAGPRVIEQTIKQELPEGFQRAEFLLEHGMVDRIVDRRELKSTLARLLRHMLGLPPAAEAGTNGEGVAIAEAGSGAVRRRGKGSAGRSPPRGRRGRRGAGGEGAGGDEGGARGRRGEAEGPTG, encoded by the coding sequence ATGGCCTGGTTCCGGAAGCCGAAGCAGAAGTTGCAGGCCGCGGAGCGCCGCGAGCTGCCCACGGACGTCTTCCAGAAGTGTCCGAACTGCGCGGAGATCCTTTACCGTGCGCGGCTCGAGCAGAACCTTTACGTCTGTCCGGCGTGTGCGCATCACCTGCAGATCACGGCGGAGGATTACATACGCCTGCTGGTCGACGACGGTCAATTCACGGAGCTGGAAGCCGGGCTGCGCAGTGCGGATCCCCTGCATTTCCGCGACCTGAAGGCGTATCCGCAGCGCCTCGAAGCGGCGGAGCGCAAGACGGGACACGGCGAGGCGGTGCTGACCGGAGAGGGGCTGCTGGAGGGGATCCCGGTTTGCCTGGCCGTAATGGACTTCGAGTTCATTGGCGGCAGCATGGGGTCGGTGGTCGGGGAGAAGATCGCGCGGCTGGGACGTCGCGCGCTCGAGACGCACCAGCCACTCGTGATTGTGAGCGCGTCTGGCGGCGCCCGGATGATGGAGGGGATCCTGTCACTAATGCAGATGGCCAAGACCGCCGCCGTGCTGGCGCAACTGCACGAGGCGGGTGTACCCCATGTCTCCATCCTGACCAATCCCACGACGGGCGGGGTCACTGCGTCCTACGGCATGCTGGGAGACGTGCACCTGGCGGAGCCGGGCGCGCTGATCGGCTTTGCCGGGCCGCGCGTCATCGAGCAGACCATCAAGCAGGAGCTGCCGGAAGGCTTCCAGCGCGCGGAGTTCCTGCTCGAGCACGGCATGGTGGACCGGATCGTGGACCGGCGGGAGCTGAAATCCACGCTGGCGCGGCTGCTCCGGCACATGCTGGGTCTGCCGCCGGCTGCGGAGGCGGGCACGAACGGGGAAGGCGTGGCCATAGCGGAGGCGGGGTCGGGCGCGGTGCGGCGGCGGGGGAAGGGGTCGGCCGGTCGATCCCCCCCGCGCGGCCGGCGCGGGCGGCGTGGGGCGGGCGGCGAGGGGGCGGGGGGCGATGAGGGCGGCGCCCGCGGCCGGAGGGGCGAGGCGGAGGGGCCCACCGGTTGA